One Cynocephalus volans isolate mCynVol1 chromosome 7, mCynVol1.pri, whole genome shotgun sequence genomic region harbors:
- the LOC134381766 gene encoding endogenous retrovirus group K member 7 Pro protein-like, with protein sequence MPQMGVQPVPVQPIRPLLPGTVGLIIGRGSLTLNGLIVYPGVVDCQHSPEIQVLCSCPGVFSITKGDRIAQLLLLPEVAKPSEPGREKMGSSGMDSAYLMVSLNERPKLKLWVEGKLFEGIMDTGADKSIISTHWWPKSWPVIKSSHSLQGLGYQASPTISSATLSWKTTEGQEGHFTPYVLPLPVNLWGRDILQKMGVKLSNEYSSQAKEIMAKMGHKQGRGLGAREQGRVEPILPEGNPGRQGLGFS encoded by the coding sequence ATGCCACAAATGGGCGTCCAGCCGGTTCCTGTGCAGCCTATTCGACCCCTACTGCCTGGAACCGTGGGCCTTATAATTGGCAGAGGATCGTTAACTTTAAACGGTCTTATTGTCTACCCTGGGGTAGTTGACTGTCAACATAGCCCCGAGATCCAAGTCCTGTGCTCATGCCCAGGAGTCTTTTCTATCACCAAAGGAGACAGGATAGCTCAGTTATTGCTCCTTCCAGAGGTTGCCAAACCTTCAGAGCCTGGACGAGAAAAAATGGGCTCCTCGGGCATGGATTCCGCCTACCTGATGGTCTCCCTAAATGAGAGACCTAAGCTAAAGTTGTGGGTTGAGGGAAAATTGTTTGAAGGCATTATGGATACTGGTGCAGATAAGAGTATTATTTCCACCCATTGGTGGCCAAAGTCTTGGCCTGTCATTAAGTCCTCACATTCTCTACAAGGCCTCGGTTATCAGGCCAGTCCTACTATTAGTTCCGCTACCTTGTCCTGGAAAACGACAGAGGGACAAGAGGGACATTTTACTCCCTACGTGCTTCCGCTCCCCGTTAACCTCTGGGGGCGtgatattttacaaaagatgGGAGTTAAGTTGTCTAATGAATACTCCTCTCAAGCTAAGGAGATAATGGCCAAGATGGGTCATAAACAGGGAAGGGGTTTAGGAGCCAGGGAACAGGGCCGGGTTGAACCCATTCTCCCTGAAGGCAACCCAGGTAGACAGGGTCTGGGTTTTTCCTAG